In Saccharicrinis fermentans DSM 9555 = JCM 21142, a genomic segment contains:
- a CDS encoding SGNH/GDSL hydrolase family protein, with protein MNRKEFVQLLGAGALSLAVAPNAFCAKRRKIDHSICQITWDNLCGNMAKVYKTDAFDYVSPIKKKPYVFIYGDSISIMYTSMVQQCLKGKANVYRLFKNGGSSRDFIPNMEKLHSTMFQPGLKNGWNFKWDIIHFNVGLHDLKYLKGRHLDKNGKQVSSLEEYKRNLNQICHYLKTQFPKAIIIFATTTSVPENSKGRFKGDSAKYNRAAKEVLVSYPDIIINDLYSFTLPHQKQWAQAPGNVHYNQAGFTAQGKEVARVISEYL; from the coding sequence ATGAATAGAAAGGAATTTGTTCAATTATTAGGAGCAGGCGCATTGAGTTTGGCGGTTGCACCTAATGCATTCTGTGCCAAAAGAAGAAAAATAGATCATAGCATTTGTCAAATTACTTGGGATAACTTATGTGGTAATATGGCGAAAGTATATAAAACGGATGCCTTTGATTATGTAAGTCCCATCAAAAAAAAGCCTTATGTGTTTATCTATGGAGATTCCATTTCCATTATGTACACATCCATGGTGCAACAATGTTTAAAAGGTAAGGCCAATGTTTATCGATTATTTAAAAATGGAGGTTCTAGTCGTGATTTTATTCCAAACATGGAAAAATTGCATTCCACCATGTTTCAGCCCGGCTTAAAAAATGGATGGAATTTTAAATGGGATATAATTCATTTTAATGTGGGCTTGCATGATTTGAAATATCTTAAGGGAAGGCATTTGGATAAAAATGGAAAACAAGTTTCGTCATTAGAGGAGTACAAAAGAAACTTAAATCAGATTTGCCATTATTTGAAGACTCAATTTCCTAAGGCCATTATAATATTTGCTACCACAACATCAGTTCCTGAAAATTCAAAAGGACGATTTAAAGGCGACAGTGCCAAATATAATCGTGCCGCTAAAGAAGTGTTGGTAAGCTATCCTGATATTATCATCAATGATCTTTATTCATTTACTTTACCTCATCAAAAGCAATGGGCGCAGGCTCCGGGAAATGTACACTATAATCAAGCCGGATTTACAGCGCAAGGTAAAGAAGTAGCGCGTGTTATTTCGGAGTATTTATAG
- a CDS encoding ligand-binding sensor domain-containing protein encodes MNDIFMLNRYLLIISFLHFFTNVCSEKLFFEHLTMDDGLVTNAIKSTYIDSYGYVWIGTFGGVNRFDGYEVKDFSSYFNNAHKSITCFSEDENKVLWIGTEEGLYYWNRIASQFSRLSIPDQPQINITEIQYYKEGFLYFTSDVGFYAVNTHTLAVTPILFHPEPYHLLNFVTGLVVDDDQVYLSTKGGFVQYDISLDRILIYHDAEFAQSYNCVAKMNDRIYLGKGDGVNFFSLSSQQFGVLNELDHVLVLSLLSANDKLFIGTDSDGLMVYDSKVNELQVFEQKEHISSSISSNTITTMEVDDKGVLWIGTYMGGVNYTLLSERIFNANNTINDKLINKSVRSIYLAENDEVFLGTRNGLYVVSPNEELTFFEQDHTTLNSKIILKFLRYKDEILLGTYEGGISSYSLQTKKLSLWQDHLFHKQTVYALDQDSLGNLWIGGFNGVQMYSAEGELNSFTMVNSVFNDDLVFDIKVDRYNRIWVGGDNGVHVYEYKENKLKLVCKLDFGKDVRVVCLYLDSHGTMWVGTLKSGVFVFDKDFNRLNHISTGNGLCNDAIASIVEAGVDSYWISTLKGLSLYHHKQDSCNNFYTSAGLPGTIYCRGASVKDKDGDVWLGNEEGLVIIDANKTIPRKELDSILITEIMVEGKILNEELAGIVHRPVEDLTSLILPGDYNSVGFRFVNVNNKFEHHQNYVVKLVGKDDDWVQVNNKNTVSYNALNPGSYIFNVAISNESGVIVGSVLRLPILIKHQWHSSIFALVLVFIVLLMLVFNLGFIIMGYRKKLAHMISDKNNDLRRYESSHLTTKDSKALLKRIQEYLEESRVYINSDLKIIHISKALDVSLHDISQSINQNLNQGFTDFINTYRIEEYKRCLQKPEYEKFTLLTIAEKCGFNSKSSFNRAFKKVTGLTPSEYASSIQKPQ; translated from the coding sequence ATGAATGATATTTTCATGTTAAACAGGTATTTGTTAATTATTTCTTTTCTTCATTTTTTCACCAATGTATGTTCCGAAAAGTTGTTTTTTGAACACCTAACCATGGATGATGGCTTAGTTACGAATGCTATAAAGTCTACCTATATTGATAGTTATGGATATGTGTGGATTGGAACATTTGGAGGGGTGAATCGCTTTGATGGTTATGAGGTGAAGGATTTTAGTAGCTATTTTAACAATGCGCATAAAAGTATCACCTGTTTTAGTGAAGATGAAAATAAAGTGCTTTGGATAGGGACAGAGGAAGGCTTGTATTATTGGAATCGCATTGCATCACAGTTTTCTCGACTTTCTATTCCCGATCAACCACAAATTAATATTACTGAGATACAATATTATAAGGAAGGGTTTCTCTATTTTACTTCGGATGTTGGCTTTTATGCTGTTAACACCCACACCCTTGCAGTAACGCCCATATTGTTTCATCCGGAACCGTATCATTTGCTAAATTTTGTTACAGGCTTAGTAGTGGATGATGATCAGGTGTATTTGTCCACCAAAGGCGGTTTTGTGCAATATGATATCAGTTTGGATAGGATACTAATTTATCATGATGCAGAATTTGCACAGAGCTATAATTGTGTGGCTAAAATGAATGATCGTATTTATCTAGGAAAGGGAGATGGTGTGAATTTTTTTTCCTTGAGCAGTCAGCAGTTTGGCGTTTTAAATGAACTGGATCATGTGTTGGTTTTATCTTTGTTAAGTGCCAATGATAAGCTTTTTATTGGTACAGATTCAGATGGACTCATGGTATATGATTCCAAAGTAAATGAATTGCAAGTTTTTGAACAGAAGGAACATATTAGCTCTTCCATATCTTCCAATACCATTACTACTATGGAAGTCGATGATAAAGGTGTTTTGTGGATAGGAACCTACATGGGAGGGGTGAACTATACTTTGTTATCGGAACGGATCTTTAATGCGAACAATACAATAAATGATAAGCTAATAAATAAAAGTGTTCGTTCAATTTATCTTGCTGAAAATGATGAGGTATTTTTAGGTACACGAAACGGATTGTATGTTGTTTCACCCAACGAAGAACTTACGTTTTTTGAACAGGATCATACAACGTTGAATTCAAAAATTATATTAAAGTTTTTAAGATATAAGGATGAGATACTTTTAGGGACTTACGAAGGTGGAATTAGTAGTTATTCATTGCAAACAAAAAAATTATCACTCTGGCAGGATCATCTATTTCATAAACAAACGGTCTATGCTTTAGATCAAGATTCTTTAGGTAACTTGTGGATAGGTGGATTCAATGGAGTTCAAATGTATAGTGCTGAGGGTGAGCTTAACTCTTTTACTATGGTTAACTCTGTTTTTAATGATGACTTGGTGTTTGATATTAAAGTGGATAGATATAACAGGATATGGGTTGGAGGTGATAATGGTGTGCATGTTTATGAGTATAAGGAAAATAAATTAAAATTAGTTTGTAAACTGGATTTTGGTAAAGATGTACGAGTGGTATGTTTGTATCTTGATTCTCATGGTACAATGTGGGTTGGAACATTGAAAAGTGGAGTTTTTGTTTTTGATAAGGATTTTAATCGTTTAAACCATATTTCAACAGGTAATGGATTGTGTAACGATGCTATTGCTTCTATTGTTGAAGCAGGTGTGGATTCATATTGGATTAGTACTTTAAAAGGTCTTAGCCTATACCATCACAAACAAGACTCTTGTAATAATTTTTATACCTCAGCAGGGTTACCAGGTACTATATATTGTAGGGGGGCTTCAGTGAAAGATAAGGATGGAGATGTATGGTTGGGTAATGAAGAGGGATTGGTGATTATTGATGCAAATAAAACCATTCCTAGAAAGGAGCTCGATAGTATTCTTATTACTGAAATTATGGTTGAAGGTAAGATTTTAAATGAGGAGTTGGCAGGTATCGTTCATCGACCTGTTGAAGATTTAACCTCACTTATACTTCCGGGTGATTACAATAGTGTAGGATTTCGTTTTGTAAATGTAAATAATAAGTTTGAACACCATCAGAATTATGTGGTCAAACTGGTTGGTAAGGACGACGATTGGGTTCAAGTAAATAATAAGAATACTGTGTCTTATAATGCACTTAATCCTGGTTCATATATCTTTAATGTGGCTATTAGTAATGAGTCGGGTGTTATCGTTGGTTCGGTTCTGCGCTTGCCTATACTTATTAAACATCAATGGCATAGTAGTATTTTTGCTTTAGTATTGGTGTTTATTGTTTTGTTAATGCTGGTTTTTAATTTGGGCTTTATTATAATGGGCTATAGAAAGAAATTAGCGCATATGATCTCAGATAAAAATAATGATCTTAGAAGGTATGAATCATCTCATCTTACTACTAAGGATAGTAAAGCATTGTTAAAGAGAATTCAAGAGTATCTAGAAGAGTCTAGGGTATATATAAATAGTGATTTAAAAATTATTCATATTTCTAAAGCGCTGGATGTTTCGTTACACGATATTTCTCAATCGATCAACCAAAACCTAAATCAAGGATTTACTGATTTTATAAATACTTATCGTATAGAAGAATATAAAAGGTGCTTGCAAAAACCGGAATATGAAAAGTTTACTTTACTCACAATTGCCGAAAAGTGTGGGTTTAATTCTAAGTCTTCGTTTAATCGAGCGTTTAAAAAAGTGACCGGTTTAACACCCTCTGAGTACGCTTCTTCCATTCAGAAGCCCCAATAG
- a CDS encoding glycoside hydrolase family 88 protein, whose translation MKGTVVFCVFLVVLMGVVRCHTSSNNEVKVDSKKILESNIIKIKEVVRTVVSSDTFPRTISPGNKEWECVGVRDWCSGFWPGVLWYAYEASGDAALKKEAERFTASLKEIAYTPAMDHDIGFQMLPSYGNGYRLTGNVEYKKILLAAADTLATLFNPNVGSIHSWPFKPQYPHNTIIDNMMNLELLFWAAKNGGEQRLYDIAESHAEVTMKYIVRPDYSAYHLVSLDDKSGAFIEGKAHQGYADESMWARGQTWGIYGFAIAYRETKRKDFLVTSMKMCDRFLERLPEDGIPFWDFDDPAIPNTPKDVSAAAVAACGMLELSGLVMEKTDQQRYYNAALKLLSILSTDKYTCGDENQAILTHSVGHMPKNSEIDVPIIYADYYYMEALLRLKKIEQDKIVE comes from the coding sequence ATGAAAGGAACAGTAGTTTTTTGTGTGTTTTTGGTGGTTTTAATGGGGGTTGTCCGTTGCCATACAAGCTCTAATAATGAAGTAAAAGTGGATTCGAAAAAAATACTTGAATCTAATATTATTAAAATTAAAGAAGTGGTGCGTACCGTAGTTTCTTCAGATACCTTTCCCAGAACCATTTCCCCGGGAAATAAAGAATGGGAGTGTGTGGGTGTTAGAGATTGGTGCAGTGGTTTTTGGCCGGGAGTGTTGTGGTATGCCTATGAAGCATCAGGTGATGCGGCGTTGAAGAAGGAAGCGGAACGATTTACTGCTTCATTAAAAGAAATTGCTTATACCCCAGCTATGGATCATGATATTGGCTTTCAAATGTTGCCAAGTTATGGTAATGGTTATCGTTTAACTGGTAATGTGGAATATAAAAAAATATTACTGGCTGCAGCTGATACCTTAGCTACTCTTTTTAATCCTAATGTGGGGAGTATTCATTCCTGGCCTTTTAAACCTCAATATCCTCACAATACTATTATTGATAATATGATGAATTTGGAACTCCTATTTTGGGCAGCGAAAAATGGAGGAGAGCAACGCTTATATGATATAGCAGAGAGTCACGCAGAGGTGACAATGAAGTATATTGTTCGTCCTGATTATTCCGCTTATCATCTGGTTTCTCTCGACGATAAGTCAGGTGCCTTCATCGAAGGGAAAGCACATCAGGGCTATGCCGATGAGTCGATGTGGGCACGTGGACAGACATGGGGTATTTATGGTTTTGCCATCGCATATAGAGAAACAAAACGCAAGGACTTTCTGGTAACATCCATGAAGATGTGTGATAGATTCCTGGAACGCCTACCTGAAGATGGAATTCCGTTTTGGGATTTCGATGACCCCGCTATTCCCAATACGCCTAAAGATGTCTCTGCGGCCGCTGTGGCTGCTTGCGGTATGCTTGAGCTTTCAGGATTGGTAATGGAGAAAACGGATCAACAAAGGTATTATAATGCAGCCCTTAAGTTGTTAAGCATACTGTCTACAGATAAATATACCTGCGGTGATGAGAATCAAGCTATCCTTACACACTCGGTGGGGCACATGCCTAAAAATTCAGAAATTGATGTGCCTATTATTTATGCGGATTATTATTATATGGAAGCATTGCTGCGCCTGAAAAAAATAGAACAAGATAAAATAGTGGAATAA
- a CDS encoding sodium:solute symporter family transporter, with the protein MKKVITSIGLIVLCLPVLFAQRPTIASGHFSSLNWIVLVVFLVGTTVFGELVKNKDKGLNGFFRGGNNLPWWTVSLSLIATKTSVATFIAVPAFVFSLHGDLSYLQMTFGFALGNILMVFVLLKEYYEDHIYSPYDFIQNRLGIRVSQLSRTFFMVGATMSQGVRLLGTALVLSVITGQSTILCIGIIAAFAVVWSYIGGITTVVWTDALQFVIFIFGALFALFYAIGDIPGGLSEMIVIADQKAKLTLLDLSLDPHKTYTLWVGILGCTFFEFGSNAVDQVVTQRALCCRNLKEARKAVGFSVIGVATTWIMAFVGIGLVAYYHINPLSPEINASMVQEPDRIFPYYVVNSLPNGISGLIIAAMFAAGISTLDSALTALSQTSVMGVGSILFPRLKFMNEDKVVKISKMAIIVWGGILALLAYGFSFFQDGGLLALGFKVPGYAYGTLIGIAFLALMRRGSFMGILMGSLLAIACIGWMHMEGISFFWWFPVGAFVVIMMAIFYDMIVPKK; encoded by the coding sequence ATGAAAAAAGTAATTACAAGCATAGGGTTGATTGTTTTGTGTCTTCCTGTGTTGTTTGCTCAGCGGCCGACAATTGCTTCGGGGCATTTTAGTTCACTGAATTGGATTGTTTTAGTGGTGTTTTTAGTGGGAACTACTGTGTTTGGGGAGTTAGTGAAAAATAAAGATAAGGGTTTGAATGGTTTCTTTCGTGGTGGTAATAATTTGCCATGGTGGACAGTATCTTTGTCCCTTATAGCGACCAAAACTAGTGTAGCTACTTTTATTGCGGTGCCCGCATTTGTATTTTCGCTCCATGGTGATTTAAGCTATTTACAGATGACTTTTGGTTTTGCCTTGGGAAATATATTGATGGTTTTTGTATTGCTGAAAGAGTATTATGAGGATCATATATACAGTCCCTATGATTTTATTCAAAATAGATTAGGTATTAGAGTTAGTCAGCTTTCTCGTACTTTCTTTATGGTGGGGGCAACCATGAGTCAGGGTGTTCGTTTGCTGGGTACTGCTCTGGTTTTGAGTGTAATTACCGGACAAAGTACTATCTTGTGTATTGGTATTATTGCTGCTTTTGCTGTAGTGTGGTCATATATTGGAGGTATCACAACCGTCGTGTGGACCGATGCCTTACAGTTTGTAATATTTATATTTGGTGCCCTGTTCGCACTGTTTTATGCCATAGGCGATATTCCTGGTGGCTTAAGTGAGATGATAGTCATAGCAGATCAAAAAGCTAAGCTAACATTACTGGATCTTTCGTTGGATCCACATAAAACATATACGCTTTGGGTAGGTATTTTGGGATGTACTTTTTTTGAGTTTGGTTCCAATGCTGTTGATCAGGTTGTTACCCAACGGGCTCTGTGTTGCAGGAATCTCAAAGAAGCGCGTAAAGCGGTGGGCTTTTCTGTAATAGGCGTCGCTACCACTTGGATAATGGCATTTGTAGGTATTGGTTTAGTGGCTTACTATCATATCAATCCTCTTTCTCCAGAAATAAATGCTTCTATGGTGCAAGAACCAGATCGTATTTTTCCTTATTATGTTGTTAACTCCTTGCCCAATGGTATTTCAGGACTTATTATTGCTGCAATGTTTGCTGCAGGTATATCTACCCTCGATTCTGCATTAACTGCTCTTTCACAGACAAGTGTAATGGGGGTTGGAAGTATTTTATTTCCGAGATTAAAGTTCATGAACGAAGATAAAGTGGTTAAAATTTCTAAGATGGCTATTATTGTTTGGGGGGGGATATTGGCATTATTGGCTTATGGATTTAGTTTCTTTCAGGATGGTGGTTTGTTGGCTTTAGGATTTAAAGTGCCCGGGTATGCTTACGGAACATTGATCGGAATTGCTTTTCTAGCCTTAATGCGCCGTGGTTCTTTTATGGGTATTCTTATGGGGTCTTTATTAGCTATTGCTTGTATAGGCTGGATGCATATGGAGGGTATCAGTTTTTTTTGGTGGTTCCCTGTTGGAGCATTCGTGGTTATTATGATGGCTATATTTTATGATATGATAGTTCCTAAAAAATAA
- a CDS encoding FAD-dependent oxidoreductase, protein MKVLQIKNIGTYEVVVVGGGVSGSHAAMAAGRAGAKVLLIEQFGFLGGSLTAMGVGPMMTFHNRAGKQLVFGSPNEMIERLVKLGASPGHILDGTGYCSTVTPFDAEMLKVVLEDMVLESGVEILYHTRLVGVRTENREIVSLSIHNRGGIQEVEAQQFIDASGDSELVKLAGVPFTLGRDEDNKSQPLTMNVKIGNVNTDALRKYMYENWDQFDDAIRTQDKKEVLNRTRRISLWGFYDLWEKAKKKGEVTIPRDNVLFFETNTEGEFIFNTSRILGMDPTNPFDISKAETAGRKQCVEIFQFLRKYAPGFEKATLVGTAPHIGIRESRHPHAKYVLTSEDLVNERKFQNTIAVGGYPIDIHSPDGETTDSVHLRDEGIYYIPVDSLLVNEIDNLILAGRAIGADHYASAAIRVTPIAMAIGQGAGVLAGLASIHHIKPCEVRYDELKNNLLEQGAYLGS, encoded by the coding sequence ATGAAAGTTCTACAAATAAAAAATATAGGAACCTATGAGGTTGTGGTTGTTGGGGGCGGAGTATCAGGGAGTCATGCAGCCATGGCAGCTGGCCGTGCTGGAGCTAAGGTGCTTCTAATTGAGCAGTTTGGCTTTTTAGGGGGATCCTTGACAGCTATGGGAGTAGGCCCCATGATGACTTTTCATAATCGTGCCGGGAAACAGTTGGTTTTTGGGTCACCCAACGAAATGATTGAGCGTTTAGTGAAACTAGGTGCTAGTCCTGGACATATTTTAGATGGAACAGGATATTGTTCTACAGTAACTCCTTTCGATGCTGAGATGCTTAAAGTGGTATTGGAAGATATGGTATTAGAATCAGGCGTTGAGATTTTATATCATACACGATTAGTGGGAGTGCGTACAGAGAATCGAGAGATTGTTTCGCTTTCTATTCATAACAGAGGTGGTATTCAGGAGGTAGAAGCTCAACAGTTTATTGACGCCAGTGGTGATAGCGAATTAGTCAAGTTAGCTGGTGTTCCTTTTACCTTGGGAAGAGATGAAGATAATAAATCACAACCTTTGACCATGAATGTGAAGATAGGAAATGTAAATACGGATGCTTTACGAAAGTATATGTATGAAAATTGGGATCAATTTGATGATGCAATACGTACACAAGATAAGAAAGAGGTCTTAAATAGAACGAGAAGAATATCGCTTTGGGGCTTTTATGATTTATGGGAGAAAGCTAAGAAGAAAGGAGAGGTGACTATACCACGAGATAATGTTTTGTTTTTTGAAACCAATACTGAAGGCGAATTTATTTTTAATACTTCTCGTATTTTAGGAATGGATCCTACCAATCCTTTCGATATTAGCAAAGCAGAAACGGCAGGACGCAAACAGTGTGTTGAAATATTTCAGTTTTTGCGTAAGTATGCACCTGGGTTTGAAAAGGCCACATTGGTGGGTACGGCTCCACATATTGGTATTAGAGAGTCGCGTCATCCGCATGCTAAATACGTATTGACTTCTGAGGATCTGGTAAATGAAAGAAAATTTCAAAATACGATTGCGGTAGGTGGTTACCCGATTGATATCCATTCTCCGGATGGGGAGACTACTGATTCTGTTCATTTAAGAGACGAGGGTATATATTATATTCCTGTTGATTCATTGTTGGTGAATGAGATAGATAATCTCATTTTAGCCGGACGTGCCATAGGTGCTGATCATTATGCTAGTGCTGCTATCAGAGTAACTCCCATCGCAATGGCCATTGGACAGGGAGCTGGTGTTTTAGCAGGATTGGCTTCGATTCATCATATAAAGCCCTGTGAGGTGAGATATGATGAGTTGAAAAATAATTTGTTGGAACAGGGGGCTTATTTGGGTTCTTAA
- a CDS encoding alpha-L-fucosidase: MKYVIVLLILIPLMMQAQVNADGTIDTGDKFANAKLEQRESSEIISKRLEWWKEARFGMFIHWGLYAQDGCFWNGKDGRSEHMMRNLQIPIADYEKIANEFDPVDFDADEWVRIAKDAGMKYMILTSKHHDGFAMFNSPSSNYNIVKRTPFKRDPVKELSEACAKEGLRFGVYYSLGRDWHDPDCNSVDGWRSNIWDYPNEAEKDFSKYFERKVKPQMIELINQYHPAIIWFDTPELISKQQSEELLALIHGLDPTCIVNQRVGNKLGDYAVREQKIPAGGEPQPWETCMTLNGAWGYHKTDDNWKSADSLVHSLVDIASKGGNFLLNVGPTGKGIIPARSVERLKEVGRWLDIYGESIYGTSSSPFGKLPWGRCTKKVSKEGVIVYLAVFDWPSDGKLLLNEAVNVKRASLLNNPHKKLKIRKINSGISIELPLQAPNKMASVVKLVMESL, translated from the coding sequence ATGAAGTATGTTATTGTTTTACTGATTTTAATTCCATTAATGATGCAAGCGCAGGTGAATGCTGATGGAACCATTGATACGGGAGATAAATTTGCCAATGCAAAGCTGGAACAGCGGGAATCCAGCGAAATCATTTCAAAACGACTGGAGTGGTGGAAGGAGGCTCGATTTGGAATGTTTATTCATTGGGGTTTGTACGCACAGGACGGTTGTTTTTGGAATGGAAAAGATGGTCGTTCTGAGCATATGATGCGTAATCTTCAAATACCTATTGCTGACTATGAAAAAATTGCAAACGAGTTTGATCCAGTTGATTTTGATGCGGATGAATGGGTAAGGATTGCAAAGGATGCGGGAATGAAATATATGATTTTAACTTCTAAACATCATGATGGTTTTGCTATGTTTAATAGTCCGAGTAGTAATTACAATATTGTAAAAAGGACTCCTTTTAAACGGGATCCTGTGAAAGAACTAAGTGAAGCATGTGCAAAAGAGGGTTTAAGGTTTGGGGTCTATTATTCTTTGGGAAGAGATTGGCATGATCCGGATTGTAATTCCGTAGACGGTTGGCGAAGTAATATTTGGGATTACCCCAATGAAGCAGAAAAAGATTTCTCTAAGTATTTTGAAAGAAAGGTAAAGCCTCAAATGATTGAACTCATAAATCAATATCATCCTGCTATTATTTGGTTTGATACTCCTGAACTCATATCCAAGCAACAGAGTGAAGAGTTATTGGCTTTAATTCATGGACTGGATCCTACATGTATTGTCAATCAGAGGGTAGGGAATAAACTTGGTGATTATGCAGTTAGGGAACAAAAAATACCGGCAGGAGGAGAGCCTCAACCTTGGGAGACATGTATGACATTGAATGGTGCTTGGGGATATCATAAAACGGATGATAATTGGAAATCGGCCGACTCTTTGGTGCATAGCTTGGTTGATATTGCAAGCAAAGGAGGGAATTTTTTGCTGAACGTGGGCCCCACAGGAAAGGGGATTATTCCCGCTCGCTCAGTAGAACGACTGAAGGAAGTGGGACGTTGGTTAGATATTTATGGAGAGTCAATTTATGGGACTTCCTCCAGCCCCTTCGGGAAACTGCCTTGGGGACGTTGTACTAAAAAAGTAAGCAAAGAGGGTGTTATTGTTTATCTCGCTGTATTTGATTGGCCTTCGGATGGAAAACTTCTGCTAAATGAGGCGGTGAATGTTAAAAGAGCAAGTCTATTAAATAATCCCCATAAAAAATTAAAAATAAGAAAAATAAATTCCGGTATTTCCATAGAGCTTCCACTGCAAGCCCCCAATAAAATGGCAAGTGTGGTGAAGTTAGTGATGGAATCTTTATGA